One genomic region from Terriglobus aquaticus encodes:
- a CDS encoding cupin domain-containing protein — protein MKALEHTARVFERTVTLDSTVAYMGSMMTFLAKASETDGRFALMEYYTKPGNEPPPHIHDREHEMYFVLEGSMRFYCEDKTMDISAGDVVFLPQGKAHAFNCLSPQVRTLILVAASGEGSVGLDTYFLTVGEPTRSMSLPGHAVTYVEETPERAIRACNDNGIYLMSAEETRKALPQYPGFGVRRDEG, from the coding sequence ATGAAGGCGCTTGAACACACCGCGAGAGTATTTGAACGGACTGTCACCCTTGATTCGACGGTCGCCTATATGGGCAGCATGATGACGTTTCTTGCGAAGGCCTCTGAGACCGATGGCCGCTTTGCTCTGATGGAGTACTACACCAAGCCTGGCAACGAGCCTCCACCACACATCCATGACCGAGAACACGAGATGTACTTCGTGCTGGAGGGCTCCATGCGCTTCTATTGCGAGGACAAGACGATGGACATTAGCGCGGGGGACGTAGTCTTTCTGCCTCAGGGGAAGGCGCACGCCTTCAACTGCCTTTCTCCTCAGGTACGCACCTTGATCCTTGTAGCAGCTTCAGGGGAGGGCTCGGTAGGACTCGACACTTATTTTCTGACGGTGGGTGAACCGACTCGGAGCATGTCACTCCCAGGTCACGCGGTGACATACGTAGAAGAAACCCCGGAGCGGGCGATCAGGGCCTGTAACGACAACGGAATTTATCTGATGTCTGCAGAAGAGACAAGGAAGGCGTTGCCCCAGTATCCGGGCTTCGGCGTCCGGCGCGATGAGGGATGA
- a CDS encoding nuclear transport factor 2 family protein — MTDQQNIFEIERLEDLRYTAMLSQDVEALDVLLHNRLLHVHSTGNQHTKGAYLNGLKNREWVYQQIDRFDQNIVLQSDTALVFNHLLLRLELKGQRMQLHNQALSVWIREKGAWQLIAMHSGLEPSEPR; from the coding sequence ATGACAGATCAGCAGAACATATTTGAGATTGAACGCTTAGAGGACCTGCGCTATACGGCGATGCTAAGCCAGGACGTGGAAGCGCTCGATGTGCTGTTGCACAACCGCCTGCTGCACGTGCACTCCACGGGCAATCAGCATACGAAGGGCGCATATCTCAACGGATTGAAGAATCGCGAATGGGTGTACCAGCAGATCGACCGCTTTGACCAAAACATCGTTCTGCAGTCTGATACCGCACTCGTCTTCAATCACCTCCTTCTACGCCTGGAGTTGAAGGGACAGCGGATGCAACTCCACAACCAAGCACTATCGGTGTGGATTCGAGAGAAAGGCGCATGGCAACTCATCGCAATGCACTCAGGCTTAGAGCCGTCAGAACCGAGATGA
- a CDS encoding cupin domain-containing protein: protein MPNTEKQQSPTAYSREVGVDSTIKYMGQVITTLAKATETNGRFSLMEVKVRPGLEPPVHIHEREHELFFVIEGSVRFYTPEKTFDVHAGGVGFLPQGKAHTFACLTDELRALILVGATGLETVGMDGYLLQMGEPAQDMDVPDPSTIAPIENPTEVIKAGASWGIRFLSPEETKTALPEYPGFGTRVS from the coding sequence ATGCCAAATACAGAGAAGCAGCAAAGTCCCACTGCATACTCCCGCGAGGTAGGAGTCGATTCCACAATCAAGTACATGGGCCAGGTGATCACCACTTTGGCGAAAGCGACCGAAACCAATGGACGATTTTCTCTCATGGAAGTGAAAGTCCGACCGGGTTTAGAGCCGCCCGTGCATATCCATGAGCGTGAACATGAACTGTTCTTCGTGATTGAAGGTTCGGTTCGCTTTTACACGCCCGAGAAGACCTTTGATGTACATGCCGGTGGGGTCGGATTTCTTCCGCAGGGTAAAGCTCACACGTTTGCATGTCTTACCGACGAACTGCGTGCTCTCATTCTGGTGGGAGCAACCGGCCTAGAGACGGTCGGCATGGACGGCTATCTGCTGCAGATGGGTGAGCCGGCTCAAGACATGGATGTTCCTGACCCATCGACGATCGCACCGATCGAAAATCCTACCGAGGTCATCAAGGCCGGGGCCTCCTGGGGCATCCGCTTCCTGTCCCCCGAAGAAACGAAGACCGCGCTGCCGGAATATCCAGGCTTTGGTACTCGCGTTTCTTAA
- a CDS encoding cupin domain-containing protein: MTEHKEFVLAGVVMKQQLSGGDTNGAFSLFENRSSGQSKTPIHVHADDDETLFIIEGEMKAIIAGEEQTIKAGESIFLPRGIPHQLMNTSGYPSRYMLLCTPSGFEGFLSEGGHLKEPDEVVGPPTPEDIERLKKAAPKFGITLLPGW; this comes from the coding sequence ATGACTGAACATAAGGAGTTTGTACTCGCTGGCGTGGTGATGAAGCAGCAGCTTTCCGGTGGGGACACAAACGGAGCGTTTTCTCTCTTTGAGAATCGCAGCAGCGGGCAATCGAAGACGCCAATCCACGTGCATGCAGACGATGATGAAACCCTCTTCATCATCGAAGGGGAGATGAAAGCGATCATCGCGGGCGAGGAACAGACGATCAAGGCTGGTGAGTCAATCTTCCTGCCTCGTGGCATACCTCACCAGCTCATGAATACAAGCGGATACCCATCGCGCTACATGTTGCTTTGCACACCCAGCGGGTTTGAAGGGTTTCTATCGGAAGGTGGTCACCTGAAGGAGCCAGACGAAGTGGTGGGGCCACCCACGCCAGAAGATATCGAGCGCCTCAAGAAAGCGGCCCCGAAGTTTGGCATCACGCTTCTGCCAGGTTGGTAG
- a CDS encoding TrbC/VirB2 family protein, translating to MSYRIRFRHTRPHASTARIVKVASTLLLLFITLPLAAHAQSGSPFDTGLTSIQTLFTGTIAKVASLIAIVIGGYQFAHGEPGAKKSLAGVAAGTGIAVLATNVLSWLWGA from the coding sequence ATGTCCTACCGCATTCGATTCCGCCATACACGTCCTCATGCCTCGACAGCCCGGATCGTCAAGGTCGCATCCACGCTGCTGCTCCTCTTCATCACTCTTCCACTGGCGGCACACGCGCAGTCCGGTTCGCCTTTTGATACCGGTCTCACATCCATCCAGACCCTCTTCACCGGGACGATTGCGAAGGTCGCAAGCCTGATCGCGATTGTGATCGGCGGCTATCAGTTCGCCCACGGCGAACCGGGAGCCAAGAAGAGCCTTGCCGGCGTTGCCGCTGGCACGGGAATCGCCGTGCTCGCGACGAACGTCCTGTCCTGGCTCTGGGGAGCCTGA
- a CDS encoding LysR family transcriptional regulator, producing the protein MSTFDFLEFRHLKYVEAIADAERFTTAANHLHTSQSSLSTQIKQLEEYFNVQIFIRGRDGVARLTAAGQVLVAGAKELLHLRDETIHIMLALGTGTPPALRIGFSSLVEKKLLHAMVDLIRALMPTSEVKCDVDDLENLELRVRSGELDTALITLPLEDSPELSTYVVDKEPLVVCMRSDDPLADLETIPAHELNGRLGLFEYPQVHPRAHARLLEMLCRFNVTPKVCHPTQNREHVQWMVHEGECYALVRRGRTLMSGLTTRPIHGADWTIDTALIARPSAHHPALALLLREIRRRSWQFNCTPVLKKPPSPAPYGRDNRRHKGSPSSAGLPLFEAS; encoded by the coding sequence ATGAGTACATTCGACTTCCTCGAGTTTCGCCACCTTAAGTACGTTGAGGCGATCGCAGACGCAGAGCGCTTCACCACCGCAGCGAACCACTTACACACATCGCAGTCTTCGCTCAGCACGCAGATCAAGCAGTTGGAGGAATACTTCAACGTGCAAATCTTCATCCGCGGCCGGGACGGAGTCGCCAGGCTCACCGCAGCCGGTCAGGTCCTCGTGGCGGGCGCGAAGGAACTCCTTCACCTTCGCGACGAAACCATCCACATCATGCTGGCACTGGGTACGGGAACACCACCTGCGCTGCGCATCGGCTTCTCCTCACTCGTCGAAAAGAAACTGCTGCATGCGATGGTCGATCTGATCCGCGCGCTCATGCCTACGAGTGAGGTGAAGTGTGATGTGGACGATCTGGAGAACCTCGAACTGCGCGTGAGGAGCGGAGAGCTCGACACCGCTCTCATCACGCTCCCGCTCGAAGATTCGCCTGAACTCAGTACCTACGTCGTAGACAAAGAGCCTCTCGTTGTCTGCATGCGTTCGGATGATCCACTTGCAGACCTGGAGACCATACCGGCACACGAGCTAAACGGCCGTCTAGGACTGTTCGAATATCCGCAGGTTCATCCCCGCGCGCACGCGCGCCTTCTCGAGATGTTGTGCCGGTTCAATGTGACGCCTAAAGTGTGCCATCCCACGCAGAATCGTGAGCACGTTCAATGGATGGTTCACGAGGGCGAGTGCTACGCTCTTGTTCGCCGTGGCCGCACACTCATGTCGGGGCTCACGACGCGGCCTATCCATGGAGCAGATTGGACGATAGACACGGCTCTCATCGCGCGACCTTCTGCTCATCATCCCGCGTTGGCTTTGCTGTTGCGCGAAATCCGCAGAAGAAGCTGGCAATTCAACTGCACACCCGTCCTCAAGAAGCCACCGTCACCAGCCCCGTACGGGCGGGATAACCGGAGGCATAAAGGGAGTCCCTCATCCGCAGGACTTCCGCTATTTGAGGCGAGCTAA
- a CDS encoding helix-turn-helix domain-containing protein, protein MPKKPPSSVFVPEPLIDSEQAAAIIGIHPKTLQKMARAGQIKAVHVGKLWRFRASNIEEWINGRLAS, encoded by the coding sequence ATGCCGAAGAAGCCGCCATCGAGTGTCTTCGTGCCTGAGCCGCTGATCGACAGCGAGCAGGCGGCAGCCATCATTGGAATCCACCCAAAGACTCTGCAAAAGATGGCAAGAGCCGGACAGATCAAGGCTGTACACGTCGGCAAGCTATGGCGTTTCCGCGCCTCGAACATCGAGGAATGGATCAACGGGCGTCTGGCGAGCTGA
- a CDS encoding tyrosine-type recombinase/integrase: protein MDGTKKYRKAVIGTVSEYKTESEAQKAADALRLEVNEQTPRQMLKAISFETLVEHYRQHELPDILNGTRPLGSEAGDDELRKSYSTQVTYQGYLNKWILPRWRSYRLTDVKPVQVEQWLKSLPLSKGSKAKVRNIMSALYSHGQRWEWVSSNPIRHVRQSAKRSRIPTVLSPEQIKLFLEKLVDLPKTAVLLGASTGLRVGEILGLKWEDVDFETLELRVTRDVVKQRIERCKTEASRKPVPIGAEVAEILFAWRSRCAYNQPADWVFASPAKKGKQPYWPSSIYRVYLKPVLEDDLKITDPVGWHTLRHSLGTLMKANGEDVKTIQETLRHANFKVTMDVYTQAVTEVKRSAHNRVVRQIMGGGTHGEEE, encoded by the coding sequence ATGGACGGAACCAAGAAGTACCGCAAGGCAGTGATTGGAACCGTCTCGGAATACAAGACGGAGTCCGAAGCGCAGAAGGCGGCCGACGCGCTGCGGCTGGAAGTGAATGAACAAACACCTCGGCAGATGCTCAAAGCAATCAGCTTCGAAACGCTGGTTGAGCACTACAGGCAACACGAACTACCGGACATACTGAATGGGACCAGGCCGCTTGGTAGCGAAGCTGGGGATGACGAGCTCCGAAAGTCGTACTCCACTCAGGTCACCTATCAGGGCTACTTGAACAAGTGGATTCTTCCACGGTGGCGATCGTATCGGTTGACTGACGTGAAGCCGGTTCAGGTGGAGCAATGGTTGAAGTCTCTGCCGTTGTCCAAGGGATCGAAGGCGAAGGTCAGGAACATCATGAGCGCTCTTTACAGTCACGGGCAACGATGGGAATGGGTTTCTTCCAATCCGATTCGCCACGTCCGTCAGAGTGCGAAACGTTCCCGAATTCCGACGGTGCTTTCTCCGGAGCAGATCAAACTGTTCCTGGAAAAGCTCGTTGATCTTCCGAAGACGGCTGTTCTCCTCGGAGCTTCTACCGGCCTTCGGGTCGGTGAGATTCTCGGGCTGAAGTGGGAGGACGTGGATTTCGAGACTCTCGAACTCCGCGTGACCCGCGATGTCGTCAAGCAGCGGATCGAGCGTTGCAAGACCGAAGCGTCGCGGAAGCCGGTTCCTATCGGTGCAGAAGTTGCCGAGATCCTGTTCGCGTGGCGTTCGCGCTGCGCATACAACCAGCCGGCGGACTGGGTATTTGCCAGTCCTGCGAAGAAGGGGAAACAGCCGTACTGGCCGAGCTCGATCTACCGGGTGTATCTGAAGCCCGTGCTTGAGGACGATCTCAAGATCACGGACCCGGTCGGCTGGCACACGCTACGGCACAGCCTTGGAACCCTGATGAAGGCCAACGGTGAAGATGTGAAGACGATTCAGGAGACTCTTCGCCACGCCAACTTCAAGGTCACCATGGATGTGTACACGCAGGCTGTGACCGAGGTGAAACGCAGTGCCCACAATCGTGTCGTGAGACAGATTATGGGAGGCGGGACGCATGGGGAAGAAGAGTAG
- a CDS encoding heparinase II/III domain-containing protein, which yields MQVLAKRQPWAAEQRDLILKQAAEYPAAYEQEFGLTTPEIPPEGGQWLHYYACPQTGTKLVFHPPADHVCPDDGKVFQGYPYDQVVYMLRADALGRAALSSGLAYRLAGDRVAAKHAAEILLGYADRYATYPLHDNNGKQSDFGARVYSQTLDESIWLIDITWAYDLVRGAGVMNAEERQHVENDLLRASAAVVGRANGPTDNINSWINAAVAAVGFELNDHALIQQAIDGPRGFRFQMKAFVVDGFWDEGAWGYQFYAMRALTRTAQMAKQAGIDLWKQEPALVALYGSPLGVSFPDGELPAFNDTTQNSVYAYSNLYEVAFSATGDPVFAAVAAKGERKSREALLFGAETLPTAKLPAAKSQVFPDAGYATLRAPGITDVMKFGPHGGGHGHFDKLNQILFADGAIQGVDPGTQLYGVPTHKTWDKQTVAHNTLVVDGRSQRQATGKLLQWQSTPQFTVAVADAGAAYKQAKLTRALLMTPEYLLDMEDARAQDGAVHTFDSVVHNFGTERLSVPTAPGNAPGTQDGYELLTQNLEAHPSGPFTATFTREDGTSLRVLVPALPALQAVYTGMAPGPDLRKPQPYLLMRQQGSAARFAALYAPSSTGAAIDTVVVNGDTITVHSPTWTDTIRWSDRVTYERKAR from the coding sequence GTGCAGGTGCTGGCGAAGCGGCAGCCGTGGGCTGCAGAGCAACGCGACCTGATCCTGAAGCAGGCGGCGGAGTATCCCGCTGCATACGAGCAGGAGTTCGGCCTGACCACACCTGAGATTCCGCCAGAGGGTGGGCAGTGGCTGCACTACTATGCTTGCCCGCAGACAGGGACGAAGCTGGTGTTCCATCCACCGGCGGACCATGTTTGCCCGGATGATGGCAAGGTATTTCAGGGCTACCCGTATGACCAGGTGGTGTACATGCTGCGGGCAGATGCGCTGGGCCGTGCGGCGCTGTCGAGTGGGCTGGCGTACCGACTGGCTGGAGACCGGGTAGCGGCCAAGCATGCGGCAGAGATTCTGCTGGGCTATGCCGACCGGTATGCGACGTATCCGTTGCACGATAACAATGGAAAGCAGAGCGATTTTGGTGCGCGGGTCTACTCCCAGACGCTAGACGAATCGATCTGGTTGATCGACATAACGTGGGCGTATGACCTGGTGCGCGGTGCCGGGGTGATGAACGCGGAAGAGCGGCAGCATGTTGAGAACGATCTGCTGCGTGCCTCCGCGGCGGTGGTGGGCCGGGCGAACGGTCCGACGGACAATATCAATTCGTGGATCAATGCGGCGGTGGCGGCGGTTGGATTTGAACTGAACGACCATGCGCTGATTCAGCAGGCTATCGACGGGCCGCGTGGCTTCCGTTTCCAGATGAAAGCATTTGTGGTGGACGGGTTCTGGGACGAGGGCGCGTGGGGGTACCAGTTCTATGCAATGCGCGCGCTGACCCGGACGGCACAGATGGCAAAGCAAGCCGGCATCGACTTGTGGAAGCAGGAGCCCGCGCTAGTGGCTCTGTATGGATCTCCGCTCGGCGTAAGCTTTCCAGACGGCGAGTTGCCCGCCTTCAACGACACAACCCAGAACAGCGTGTACGCCTATTCCAATCTGTACGAAGTGGCGTTTTCAGCAACGGGAGATCCGGTATTTGCGGCGGTTGCGGCCAAAGGCGAGAGGAAAAGCCGAGAGGCCCTGTTGTTTGGCGCGGAAACTCTGCCCACAGCCAAGCTGCCTGCGGCGAAGAGCCAGGTGTTTCCGGACGCGGGCTACGCCACGTTGCGAGCGCCCGGCATCACGGACGTGATGAAGTTCGGACCGCATGGCGGAGGCCACGGCCACTTCGACAAACTAAATCAGATACTGTTTGCGGACGGTGCGATCCAAGGCGTAGACCCCGGCACGCAATTGTATGGTGTGCCGACGCACAAGACCTGGGACAAGCAAACGGTAGCGCACAATACGCTGGTGGTGGATGGGCGTTCGCAAAGGCAGGCGACTGGCAAGCTGCTGCAGTGGCAGAGCACGCCCCAGTTTACAGTTGCAGTGGCGGATGCGGGCGCGGCTTACAAGCAAGCCAAGCTAACGCGTGCGCTGTTGATGACGCCCGAGTACCTGCTTGACATGGAGGACGCACGCGCGCAGGACGGGGCAGTTCACACTTTCGATTCGGTGGTGCATAACTTCGGCACAGAGCGGCTAAGCGTCCCCACGGCGCCGGGGAACGCTCCCGGCACCCAGGACGGGTATGAGCTGCTGACTCAGAACCTGGAGGCGCATCCGAGCGGCCCCTTCACTGCAACGTTTACACGCGAGGATGGAACGTCGTTGCGGGTGTTGGTTCCGGCCCTGCCGGCCCTCCAGGCCGTCTACACGGGGATGGCTCCAGGGCCCGACCTTCGCAAGCCGCAACCCTATTTGCTGATGCGACAGCAGGGGAGTGCGGCGAGGTTTGCGGCGTTGTATGCGCCCTCATCTACAGGAGCGGCCATCGATACGGTTGTGGTGAATGGTGACACCATCACCGTGCACAGCCCTACGTGGACGGACACGATCCGCTGGAGCGACCGCGTTACCTACGAGCGCAAGGCGCGGTGA